Below is a genomic region from Gemmatimonadaceae bacterium.
CGCCGGACAAGGGCGAAGGACAGCAGTACGCGCGCAAGCCGGGAAACCTGTATTCGAAGCCGCGCACGCTCGTCGTGGATCCGTTGAAGACGAGCGTCGTCCGTCTGACGCTCGACGAGGAGGTGCCTCCCATCGAGGACTTCGCGAAACAGGAGACCAGGTACGTCAAGTATGTGAAACTCCGCAGCGAGCGGCTGTCGAAGTTCTGGGGACGCGACACGCACCTCGCCGCGTGGGTGCTGTTGCCCTGGGGATTCGAGGAGTACCCTGACGCGCGCTATCCGCTGATGGTGAATCACGGACACTTCCCGTCGCGCTTCGCCGGCTGGCGGGAAACGGCGCCGGACTCGACGCTCAAGCCCGACTCCAGCGCGCGCTTCAAGCTGCACGGATACAATCGCATCCAGCAGGAACACGCGTGGCAATTCTACAGGGATTGGACGGGGAAGAATTTCCCGCGGGCGCTCCTGATCGAGATTCAGCACGCGACGCCATTCTACGACGACTCGTACGCCGTCAACTCGGCGAACAATGGACCGTACGGGGACGCGATTCAGTACGAGCTGATTCCCGAGATTGAGCGGCGCTACCGCGGGATCGGCCAGGGGTGGGCGCGCTTCACCTTTGGCGGCTCCACCGGCGGCTGGGAGGCGATGGCGGTGCAGATGTTCTATCCCGAGCAGTACAACGGCGCGTGGGTGGCGTGTCCCGATCCCATCGACTTCCGCGCGTACACGGTCGTGAACATCTACTCGGACACGAACGCGTATTACACGGGTGGGCCGTTCAAGCGCGTGCCGCGTCCCGGGCAGCGCAATTATCTGGGACACCTGTCGACGACGCTCGAACAGAGCAACCATCGCGAGCTTGCGCTGGGGACGAAGAGCAGATCGGGCGACCAGTGGGACGT
It encodes:
- a CDS encoding RidA family protein yields the protein PDKGEGQQYARKPGNLYSKPRTLVVDPLKTSVVRLTLDEEVPPIEDFAKQETRYVKYVKLRSERLSKFWGRDTHLAAWVLLPWGFEEYPDARYPLMVNHGHFPSRFAGWRETAPDSTLKPDSSARFKLHGYNRIQQEHAWQFYRDWTGKNFPRALLIEIQHATPFYDDSYAVNSANNGPYGDAIQYELIPEIERRYRGIGQGWARFTFGGSTGGWEAMAVQMFYPEQYNGAWVACPDPIDFRAYTVVNIYSDTNAYYTGGPFKRVPRPGQRNYLGHLSTTLEQSNHRELALGTKSRSGDQWDVWESVFSPVGADGYPKPIWNKLTGTIDRSVAEYWREHFDLSYILRRDWQQLGPKLKGKLRIYVGDMDNYYLNNAVYLAEEFLKTANPPAMAVVEYGDRAEHCWNGDHTRANAYSRLRYPQMVIPWAVERMLKTAPAGADVKSWRY